The following are encoded together in the Arcobacter aquimarinus genome:
- a CDS encoding cation:proton antiporter, giving the protein MLGIIVAATSIALIINLILKKVHLPTIIGYILTGTIIAYVFDLHEAVNNHELREIAEFGVVFLMFTIGLEFSLNHLKKMRREVFLTGSLQILVTALFVFLIARYIIGLETQTSLIVGMALSLSSTAIVLKTFNETKEITKPHGRRVLGILIMQDIAVIPILLMISFFSMKGDASLTFTIGKTVLAAIILLSLLYFAGKYLLEPFLRYVSLTRSDELFVASVLLLAVGSAYLAYYFGFSYSLGAFIAGMMIAETKFKHQVEADLIPFRNILLGIFFITVGMQINFKVIYDYAWIIAMLLPAVMALKFGVIYALVRYEDNKRVAFKTALSLIQIGEFSLAILELARSQSLIDTTYSQILIVTIVISMILTPIILKNLSKAAAKLIPEDVMMITNTHNVSEDTENHVIVLGYGRFGQTIVEELKAFGQKYVILEHNVKFYQIGKDRGEPIIFGNAAQRHILNSLNITKSSAVIVAVNNPEVLYLICEAVGELTHNSKTIVTVTSEAEKEHLKGLDLEHVIVATNQIAKAVVDEVMYCRLSNSQY; this is encoded by the coding sequence ATGTTAGGAATAATAGTAGCAGCAACATCTATTGCTTTAATCATAAATTTGATATTAAAAAAAGTACATTTACCAACAATTATTGGTTATATTTTAACAGGTACAATAATAGCTTATGTATTTGATTTACATGAAGCTGTAAATAATCATGAATTAAGAGAAATAGCTGAGTTTGGTGTAGTTTTTTTAATGTTTACTATTGGATTAGAATTCTCTTTAAATCACTTAAAAAAGATGAGAAGAGAAGTTTTTTTAACAGGTAGTTTACAAATTTTAGTTACAGCTTTATTTGTATTTTTAATAGCAAGATATATAATTGGACTTGAAACTCAAACTTCTTTGATAGTTGGAATGGCACTGTCTTTATCTTCAACGGCAATAGTTTTAAAAACATTTAATGAAACTAAAGAGATTACAAAACCACATGGAAGAAGAGTTCTTGGAATTTTGATTATGCAAGATATCGCAGTTATTCCTATTCTTTTAATGATTTCATTTTTTTCCATGAAAGGTGATGCTTCATTAACTTTTACTATTGGAAAAACTGTATTAGCAGCTATTATTCTTCTTTCTTTACTCTATTTTGCAGGTAAATATTTATTAGAACCATTTTTAAGATATGTTTCATTGACAAGATCAGATGAATTATTTGTTGCATCTGTTTTACTTTTGGCTGTTGGGTCTGCTTATTTAGCTTATTATTTTGGATTTTCATACTCTTTAGGAGCATTTATAGCAGGTATGATGATTGCAGAAACAAAGTTTAAACATCAAGTTGAAGCGGATTTAATTCCTTTTAGAAATATTTTATTAGGGATATTTTTTATAACTGTTGGTATGCAAATTAATTTTAAAGTAATTTATGATTATGCATGGATAATAGCTATGTTATTACCAGCTGTAATGGCTTTAAAATTTGGTGTTATTTATGCTCTTGTTAGATATGAAGATAATAAAAGAGTTGCATTTAAAACTGCTTTATCTTTGATTCAAATAGGAGAATTTTCTCTAGCTATTTTAGAACTTGCAAGAAGTCAAAGTTTAATAGATACAACATATTCTCAAATTTTGATTGTAACAATAGTAATTTCAATGATTTTAACACCAATAATTTTAAAAAATCTTTCAAAAGCAGCAGCAAAATTAATTCCTGAAGATGTTATGATGATTACAAATACTCATAATGTTTCAGAAGATACAGAAAATCACGTTATTGTTTTAGGATATGGAAGATTTGGGCAAACTATTGTTGAAGAGTTAAAAGCATTTGGACAAAAGTATGTTATTTTAGAACATAATGTTAAATTTTATCAAATAGGAAAAGATAGAGGAGAACCTATTATTTTTGGAAATGCAGCTCAAAGGCATATTTTAAATTCATTAAATATCACAAAATCTTCAGCTGTTATAGTTGCTGTTAACAATCCTGAAGTTTTATATTTGATTTGTGAAGCAGTTGGTGAACTTACACACAATAGTAAGACAATAGTAACAGTTACAAGTGAAGCTGAAAAAGAACACTTAAAAGGTTTAGATTTAGAACATGTTATTGTTGCTACAAATCAAATAGCAAAAGCTGTTGTTGATGAAGTAATGTATTGTAGATTAAGTAATAGCCAATACTAA
- a CDS encoding rhodanese-like domain-containing protein — translation MKLSKILFSVSLIASSVFASEFIDYSKLSKSLKEEAKKTGNYATTEEVKKALTQKDWAVVDVRTAEEWAAGFIKGTQRVGREAPEKALENVVLDDEDKFVKDNLIVVCNTASRAAIEAETFRKMGFKTVKIYDMHKWIDECNPVSTKYSDAEDKTGTKNKFGAYYAEHCKK, via the coding sequence ATGAAACTTTCAAAAATTCTTTTTTCAGTTAGTTTAATAGCTAGTTCTGTTTTTGCATCAGAGTTTATTGATTATAGTAAATTATCAAAGTCATTAAAAGAAGAAGCAAAAAAAACTGGTAATTATGCAACAACAGAAGAGGTAAAAAAAGCTCTAACTCAAAAAGATTGGGCAGTTGTTGATGTAAGAACAGCAGAAGAATGGGCAGCTGGATTTATAAAAGGTACTCAAAGAGTAGGAAGAGAAGCACCTGAAAAAGCACTTGAAAATGTTGTTTTAGATGATGAAGATAAATTTGTAAAAGATAATTTAATAGTTGTTTGTAATACAGCTTCAAGAGCAGCTATTGAAGCTGAAACTTTTAGAAAAATGGGATTCAAAACAGTGAAAATTTATGATATGCACAAATGGATTGATGAGTGTAATCCTGTAAGTACAAAATATAGTGATGCAGAAGATAAAACAGGAACTAAAAATAAATTTGGTGCTTATTACGCTGAACATTGTAAAAAATAG
- a CDS encoding GNAT family N-acyltransferase, producing the protein MIDVQKEIEKKFPKIKEKENFLKKSLFKIAKKIVHEDSINQFLSQNSHLKGFEFVDAVLDYFDFDYTISSNDLQNIPTSGKVVIIANHPLGGLDALCLLRLISTVRKDVKIVANDFLAGFEALNSLTIMIDNYKVKQSKTDIKKIYDSLNKEEAVIIFPAGEVSRATTKGIKDPSWNRGFLNFAQNSNAPILPIFLDAKNSKTFYTISIINKTFSTLLLSHEMFNKKSKRINIKIGKIIPNENIVPKGIDKKFLLNLYKKHLYALKKGKKSFFETQSAIAHPVSRIDLLNELKKSKLIGQTLDGKKIYLYDYVEDSIVLKELGRLREISFRKVGEGVNKKRDTDKYDIYYQHIILWDENELEIVGSYRIGNSDFIFKNIGVKGFYSNNLFKYNEDFMPYLQNSIELGRSFVQPKYWGTRALDYLWFGIGAYLKNNPNIKYMFGPVSLSASFPNVAKDLIVFYYSHYFSSPLTLVEAKDSYHYSNNVNEIKELFDLNDKTKDFKFLKSTLSNIGLSIPTLYKQYGEIATDDGIKFLDFNIDKNFGDCIDSFILVEVDKIKDSARKRYIEKE; encoded by the coding sequence ATGATTGATGTTCAAAAAGAGATAGAAAAAAAATTTCCAAAAATAAAAGAAAAAGAGAATTTTTTAAAAAAATCTTTGTTTAAAATAGCAAAAAAAATTGTTCATGAAGATTCAATAAACCAATTTTTATCACAAAATTCTCACTTAAAAGGTTTTGAATTTGTTGATGCTGTATTGGATTATTTTGATTTTGATTATACTATTTCAAGCAATGATTTACAAAATATTCCAACATCAGGAAAAGTTGTAATAATTGCAAATCATCCTTTAGGAGGATTAGATGCTTTATGTTTATTAAGACTTATTTCAACTGTTCGAAAAGATGTAAAAATAGTTGCAAATGATTTTTTAGCAGGTTTTGAAGCTTTGAATTCTTTAACAATTATGATTGATAATTACAAAGTAAAACAATCTAAAACCGATATAAAAAAAATTTATGACTCTTTAAACAAAGAAGAGGCTGTTATTATTTTTCCAGCAGGAGAAGTTAGTCGTGCAACAACAAAAGGAATAAAAGACCCTTCTTGGAATAGAGGTTTTTTAAATTTTGCACAAAACTCTAATGCACCAATATTACCGATATTTTTAGATGCAAAAAACTCTAAAACTTTTTATACAATCTCTATTATTAATAAAACTTTCTCAACTTTACTTTTATCACATGAAATGTTTAATAAAAAATCAAAAAGAATCAACATAAAAATAGGGAAAATAATTCCAAATGAAAATATTGTTCCAAAAGGTATAGATAAAAAATTTTTATTAAATTTATATAAAAAGCATCTTTATGCTTTAAAAAAAGGTAAAAAATCTTTTTTTGAAACCCAAAGTGCTATTGCTCATCCTGTTAGTAGAATTGATTTATTAAATGAATTAAAAAAATCCAAACTAATAGGTCAAACCTTAGATGGAAAAAAAATCTATTTATATGATTATGTTGAGGACTCTATAGTTTTAAAAGAACTTGGAAGATTAAGAGAAATATCTTTTAGAAAAGTTGGAGAAGGCGTAAATAAAAAAAGAGATACAGATAAATACGATATTTATTATCAACATATAATTCTATGGGATGAAAATGAACTTGAAATTGTAGGTTCATATAGAATAGGAAATTCTGATTTTATATTTAAAAATATTGGAGTTAAAGGCTTTTATTCAAATAATTTATTTAAATATAACGAAGATTTTATGCCATATTTACAAAACTCTATAGAACTAGGAAGAAGTTTTGTTCAACCAAAATATTGGGGAACTAGAGCATTAGATTATTTATGGTTTGGAATTGGTGCTTATTTAAAAAACAACCCAAATATTAAATATATGTTTGGACCTGTTTCTTTAAGTGCTTCTTTTCCTAATGTAGCAAAAGATTTAATTGTTTTTTATTATTCACACTATTTTAGTAGTCCTTTAACTTTAGTTGAGGCTAAAGATTCATATCACTATTCAAACAATGTAAATGAAATAAAAGAACTATTTGATTTAAATGATAAAACAAAAGATTTTAAATTTCTCAAATCTACCCTATCAAATATAGGGTTATCTATTCCTACTTTATATAAACAATATGGTGAAATTGCTACGGATGATGGTATAAAATTTTTAGATTTTAATATTGATAAAAATTTTGGTGATTGTATAGACAGCTTCATTTTAGTTGAAGTTGATAAGATAAAAGATAGTGCTAGAAAAAGATATATAGAAAAAGAGTAG
- a CDS encoding DUF445 domain-containing protein, translating to MNKTDITNLVTVLIMAYGYSNGNDVIFMVGLFALSGAVTNTLAIHMLFEKVPFLYGSGVIESKFSVFKSSIHSMIMNQFFTPQNLTKFFQEEVNSAKNTIDFEKILNKTDFTPAYNSLKESVIESPFGGMLGMFGGEAALEPLKEPFVKKLQASIISITGSQAFQEVVNESLKSEDLSADIHQKLSLIVSARLEELTPKMVKELVQELIKEHLTWLVIWGAVFGGLIGLVSSLLA from the coding sequence ATGAACAAAACAGATATAACAAATTTGGTAACTGTATTGATAATGGCATATGGTTATTCAAATGGAAATGATGTGATTTTTATGGTAGGATTATTTGCATTAAGTGGTGCTGTTACAAATACTTTGGCTATTCATATGTTATTTGAAAAAGTTCCATTTTTATATGGAAGTGGAGTAATAGAAAGTAAATTTTCAGTTTTTAAGAGTTCAATTCATTCTATGATTATGAACCAATTTTTTACACCACAAAATTTAACAAAATTTTTCCAAGAAGAGGTAAATAGTGCAAAAAATACTATAGATTTTGAGAAAATTTTGAATAAAACAGATTTTACACCTGCATATAATTCTTTGAAAGAATCAGTAATAGAGTCTCCTTTTGGTGGAATGCTAGGAATGTTTGGAGGAGAAGCTGCACTTGAGCCATTAAAAGAGCCTTTTGTAAAAAAACTTCAAGCTTCTATTATTTCAATTACAGGTTCTCAAGCTTTTCAAGAAGTTGTAAATGAAAGTCTTAAGTCGGAGGATTTAAGTGCAGATATACACCAAAAATTAAGCTTGATAGTTAGTGCAAGACTTGAAGAGTTAACTCCTAAAATGGTGAAAGAGTTAGTACAAGAGTTGATTAAAGAGCATTTAACTTGGCTTGTTATTTGGGGAGCTGTATTTGGTGGACTGATAGGTTTAGTTAGTTCATTGCTTGCATAA
- the mfd gene encoding transcription-repair coupling factor — MKNIYEFLKNLKEEKRLKKCQLLIVNDDRQAQIASDIVSYLGFKPFVLADFRANFGDDLLSFSDELHEITKALGDFYSYKKQDKILISPIRTISYPLPKEKCFESFTINFADTLHLEELKSKLYNWGYYFVDIVTSEGEVSIRGDIIDICPLGSEAGYRVSLFDDEVESIRKFDIEDQKSSKEEIESFSINPAFLALDEASFEEINEQVQTVSSDAFIKDIHSLGFWYLNDLGEYLPQNLSSFITQEALEELDEVYVFEEKRINKDKFLLTPQIYNSKNYQEINPANVKEFISFHKDKKITIISGTEAKVKGYDLDLSDKNIKYIFDNQIINLVSDSEVIISLNKEVKKRRKKKVKLVLDELQYNDFVVHEKHGIGQYKGIEPVTVMGAKRDFVIVQYQGEDKLLIPVENIDLIDRYVADGNSYAVVDKLGKGSFAKLKEKVKDRLFAIANDIIKLAAARELVNGIKINTDKKILEDFPKSAGFEYTKDQKRSIKEIFNDLSSGRVMDRLLSGDVGFGKTEVAMNALLAVIIDGYQAIFVCPTTLLATQHYHGIKKRFEEFGINVAKLDGKTTAKEKTAIKKGLENGDIKLVIGTHSLLDIKTSNLALVIIDEEHKFGVKQKEKLKHLREDVHIFSMSATPIPRTLNLALSKLKGMSSLLTPPSERIGVRTYVKEYSEKLIKEIILREKRRGGQLFYVHNNIASIEAKKADIEAIIPNIKIDIIHSQIKPDHAEKIIEAFENKEFDILLATSIVESGIHLPNANSIIIDGADRFGIADLHQLRGRVGRSNKEGYCYYVVEDKKQITDDAVKRLVALESNSYLGSGTALAHQDLEIRGGGNIIGEAQSGHIKQIGYGLYLKMLEDALASLSGENKPEKKSVDIKLAISAYISDDYINEDRVRLELYRRLSKAIDIQEVYTIEEEMEDRFGKPDVVTKQFIELIIIKILALKLGIQTISSYEMNITFTKSDDIKETIKSPSKDDDDIIATTLRYLRK; from the coding sequence GTGAAAAATATTTATGAATTTTTAAAAAATTTAAAAGAAGAAAAACGATTAAAAAAGTGTCAGCTTTTAATCGTAAATGATGATAGACAAGCTCAAATAGCTTCTGATATAGTTTCATATTTAGGTTTTAAGCCGTTTGTTTTAGCTGATTTTAGAGCAAATTTTGGTGATGACTTACTCTCTTTTAGCGATGAATTACATGAAATTACAAAGGCTTTAGGAGATTTTTACTCATATAAAAAACAAGATAAAATCTTAATCTCTCCAATAAGAACTATCTCTTATCCTCTTCCAAAAGAAAAATGTTTTGAAAGTTTTACTATAAATTTTGCAGATACTTTACATTTAGAAGAATTGAAATCAAAACTTTATAATTGGGGATATTATTTTGTAGATATTGTTACAAGTGAAGGTGAAGTATCAATTAGGGGAGATATTATTGATATTTGCCCACTTGGTAGTGAAGCTGGATATAGAGTAAGTCTATTTGATGATGAAGTTGAAAGTATTAGAAAATTTGATATTGAAGATCAAAAATCATCAAAAGAAGAGATAGAAAGTTTTTCTATAAATCCAGCATTCTTAGCACTTGATGAAGCATCTTTTGAAGAGATAAATGAACAAGTTCAAACAGTTTCAAGTGATGCGTTTATAAAAGATATTCACTCTTTAGGATTTTGGTATTTAAATGATTTAGGGGAATATTTACCTCAAAATTTAAGCTCATTTATTACTCAAGAAGCATTGGAAGAGTTGGATGAAGTTTATGTTTTTGAAGAAAAAAGAATAAACAAAGATAAGTTTTTATTAACACCTCAGATTTACAATAGTAAAAATTATCAAGAGATAAATCCAGCAAATGTAAAAGAGTTTATCTCTTTTCATAAAGATAAAAAAATCACAATTATCTCTGGAACTGAAGCAAAAGTAAAAGGTTATGATTTAGATTTAAGTGATAAAAATATCAAATATATTTTTGATAATCAAATCATAAACCTTGTAAGTGACAGTGAAGTAATAATCTCTTTAAATAAAGAGGTAAAAAAACGAAGAAAGAAAAAAGTAAAACTTGTTCTTGATGAACTTCAATACAATGATTTTGTAGTACATGAAAAACATGGAATTGGTCAATACAAAGGAATTGAACCTGTTACTGTAATGGGAGCAAAAAGGGACTTCGTAATTGTTCAATATCAAGGAGAAGATAAACTTTTAATTCCTGTTGAAAATATAGATTTAATTGATAGATATGTTGCTGATGGAAACTCTTATGCTGTTGTTGATAAGCTTGGAAAAGGCTCATTTGCTAAACTAAAAGAAAAAGTTAAAGATAGACTTTTTGCTATTGCAAATGATATTATAAAACTAGCAGCTGCAAGGGAACTTGTAAATGGTATCAAAATAAATACTGATAAAAAAATCCTTGAAGATTTTCCAAAAAGTGCGGGATTTGAATATACAAAAGACCAAAAAAGAAGTATTAAAGAGATATTTAATGATTTAAGTTCAGGAAGAGTTATGGATAGACTTCTTTCTGGTGATGTTGGTTTTGGAAAAACTGAAGTTGCTATGAATGCTTTACTTGCTGTTATCATAGATGGTTATCAAGCAATTTTTGTATGTCCTACAACACTTCTTGCAACTCAACACTATCATGGAATAAAAAAGAGATTTGAAGAGTTTGGAATAAATGTTGCTAAACTTGATGGAAAAACAACAGCAAAAGAAAAAACTGCTATCAAAAAAGGTTTAGAAAACGGTGATATAAAACTAGTTATTGGAACTCACTCATTACTTGATATAAAAACTTCTAATTTAGCTTTAGTTATTATTGATGAAGAGCATAAATTTGGAGTAAAACAAAAAGAGAAATTAAAACATTTAAGAGAAGATGTACATATTTTCTCTATGAGTGCAACACCAATCCCAAGAACTCTAAACCTAGCTTTATCAAAACTAAAAGGTATGAGTTCCCTTCTAACACCTCCTAGTGAAAGAATAGGTGTTCGTACTTATGTAAAAGAGTATAGTGAAAAATTAATCAAAGAGATAATTTTAAGAGAAAAAAGAAGAGGTGGACAACTTTTTTATGTTCATAATAATATTGCTTCAATTGAAGCTAAAAAAGCTGATATTGAAGCAATAATTCCAAATATTAAAATAGATATTATTCACTCTCAAATAAAACCTGACCATGCTGAAAAAATTATAGAAGCCTTTGAAAACAAAGAGTTTGATATTTTACTAGCTACTTCAATAGTAGAATCAGGAATTCACTTGCCAAATGCAAACTCTATTATTATTGATGGTGCAGATAGATTTGGAATTGCAGATTTACATCAGCTTAGAGGAAGAGTTGGACGAAGTAATAAAGAGGGATATTGTTATTATGTGGTTGAAGATAAAAAACAAATCACAGATGATGCAGTAAAAAGACTTGTAGCTCTTGAATCAAACTCATATTTAGGAAGTGGAACAGCTTTAGCTCACCAAGATTTAGAAATCAGAGGTGGTGGAAATATCATAGGTGAAGCTCAAAGTGGTCATATAAAACAAATAGGATATGGTTTATATCTAAAAATGTTAGAAGATGCACTTGCAAGTCTAAGTGGTGAAAATAAACCAGAGAAAAAATCTGTTGATATAAAACTTGCAATTTCTGCTTATATTAGTGATGATTATATAAATGAAGATAGAGTAAGACTTGAACTTTATAGAAGATTGAGTAAGGCAATTGATATTCAAGAGGTTTACACCATAGAAGAAGAGATGGAAGATAGATTTGGAAAACCTGATGTAGTAACAAAACAGTTTATAGAGTTAATTATCATAAAGATTTTAGCTTTAAAACTTGGAATTCAAACTATTAGTTCATATGAGATGAATATTACATTTACAAAATCAGATGATATAAAAGAGACTATAAAAAGTCCAAGTAAAGATGATGATGATATTATCGCTACTACATTGAGGTATCTTAGAAAATAA
- a CDS encoding endonuclease/exonuclease/phosphatase family protein, which produces MKIKVGTFNLFQFVEPPFSWYTKKEKFTNKEWEEKTAWIKKQIQVMDCDIIGFQEVFSKDALKDLLFELGFKYFKTIDNAKLDKKNESVYISTTVALASKFPIKNLKKVQIDFSTLKKHNVEGFFKFAREPIKATIIFPNQLEISLYVCHLKSNRENEFEYIFTKDEKLEDKLKKVKTALENNYSMSLKQRLCEASSLFSDIKRNNKPTILVCDLNDREFSLTIDALTNKRYHNETLKKDDFLLIDAYHLFEKKIYNPHPEFKGIKRTPTSYFAGKGNVLDFIFVSKHFDKKNKNSIAKVTNYEILDIHLQKNQNGSLLNSDHAQVVCELEFL; this is translated from the coding sequence ATGAAAATAAAAGTAGGAACATTTAATCTTTTTCAGTTTGTTGAACCACCATTTTCATGGTATACAAAAAAAGAGAAATTTACAAATAAAGAGTGGGAAGAAAAAACAGCTTGGATAAAAAAACAAATTCAAGTTATGGACTGTGATATTATTGGTTTTCAAGAGGTTTTTTCAAAAGATGCATTAAAAGATTTACTTTTTGAATTAGGATTTAAATATTTTAAAACTATTGATAATGCAAAATTAGATAAAAAAAATGAATCTGTCTATATAAGCACTACAGTTGCTCTTGCTTCAAAGTTTCCAATTAAAAATCTAAAAAAAGTACAAATAGATTTCTCAACTCTTAAAAAACATAATGTTGAAGGCTTTTTCAAATTTGCAAGAGAACCAATAAAAGCTACGATAATTTTCCCAAATCAATTAGAAATAAGTTTATATGTTTGTCATCTTAAATCAAATAGAGAAAATGAATTTGAGTATATATTTACAAAAGATGAAAAATTAGAAGATAAACTAAAAAAAGTGAAAACTGCTTTAGAAAATAACTATTCAATGTCATTAAAACAAAGACTTTGTGAAGCAAGTTCTTTATTTAGTGATATAAAACGAAATAATAAACCAACTATTTTAGTATGTGATTTAAATGATAGAGAATTTTCTTTAACAATTGATGCTTTAACAAATAAAAGATATCATAATGAAACACTAAAAAAAGATGATTTTTTATTAATTGATGCTTATCATCTTTTTGAAAAAAAAATCTATAATCCTCATCCTGAATTTAAGGGTATAAAAAGAACTCCTACAAGCTATTTTGCAGGAAAAGGAAATGTTTTAGATTTTATTTTTGTTTCAAAACATTTTGATAAAAAAAATAAAAATTCAATCGCTAAAGTTACAAATTATGAGATATTAGATATACATCTTCAAAAAAATCAAAATGGTTCTTTATTAAATAGCGACCATGCTCAAGTTGTTTGCGAATTGGAATTTTTATAA
- a CDS encoding cache domain-containing protein, protein MKLSKFIRRFIFLTAFSSLLLAFLISVLYQYHNFENDMIHIKKEFTEQKKKEIKNEVLMVYNLVEHKEELLKKEVERRLKEKVNLAYGIAKNIYETNKNKKTDEEIKYLIALALKDLTYENDNTYFFINSNKGQAILFNKEIKFDKYHDVWNLKDDNGNFIIQNQSKIALEKKEGFLISTFIKPDSNDTKQYSKLSYVKLFEPFNWHIGIGEYIDELREKNKKELLNWIASLRFENSGYIFVNSTNGETLVFEGNIVEVKPHPFPELMKQQLETAQNPNGDFYEYKFKKPNTVQEFDKVSFIKKYDEYNWIIGCGVYLDELNNELKRKEIMFKETINNQIKSMLIIFLLLVVIIYLLSKRISTFINYNINSLIQAFSKASQNNEKINTEELTYKEFVSLADNLNKTLENKNMVEKKLQDYIQIVNQNVIISTTNKEGKIQNVSEAFCKVSGYSKDELIGKTHSLVKHPETSSDFYKDMWNQLLSGKEWKGEIKNKSKDGKTYWVYAIITPILINNEIQGFTAIRNNITDKKYIEQLSITDELTKLYNRRFFNNKIEEEINRAKRENKTLCLLILDIDYFKQYNDTYGHQKGDFVLESVAKVLANRTNRASDFAFRLGGEEFAIITTLEKEKAIEFAEVIRSDIEKLKIEHKSSTISKHLTISIGLVSKYAIDIENSDKLYKEADDNLYIAKKQGRNSIYYNEDK, encoded by the coding sequence GTGAAACTATCAAAATTTATAAGAAGATTTATTTTTTTAACTGCTTTTTCCTCTTTATTGTTGGCCTTTTTAATATCTGTACTTTATCAATATCATAATTTTGAAAATGACATGATTCATATAAAAAAGGAGTTCACTGAACAAAAAAAGAAAGAGATTAAAAATGAAGTTCTAATGGTTTATAACCTAGTTGAGCATAAAGAAGAATTACTCAAAAAAGAAGTTGAAAGAAGATTAAAAGAAAAAGTTAATTTAGCCTATGGAATTGCAAAAAATATTTATGAAACAAATAAAAATAAAAAAACAGATGAAGAGATTAAATATCTAATTGCCCTAGCTTTAAAAGATTTAACCTATGAAAATGATAATACATACTTTTTTATAAATAGTAACAAAGGTCAAGCTATATTATTTAATAAAGAGATAAAATTTGATAAATATCATGATGTTTGGAATTTAAAAGATGATAATGGAAATTTCATAATCCAAAATCAATCTAAAATAGCTTTGGAAAAAAAAGAGGGTTTTTTAATAAGTACTTTTATAAAACCTGATTCAAATGATACTAAACAATATTCAAAACTATCTTATGTAAAGCTTTTTGAACCTTTTAATTGGCATATAGGAATTGGTGAATATATTGATGAACTAAGAGAGAAAAACAAAAAAGAGTTGTTAAATTGGATTGCGTCATTAAGATTTGAAAATAGTGGTTATATCTTTGTTAATTCAACAAATGGAGAAACATTAGTTTTTGAAGGAAATATTGTAGAAGTAAAACCTCATCCTTTTCCTGAATTAATGAAACAACAATTAGAAACTGCACAAAATCCAAATGGTGATTTTTATGAATATAAATTTAAAAAACCAAATACTGTTCAAGAATTTGATAAAGTATCATTTATAAAAAAATATGATGAATATAATTGGATTATTGGTTGTGGTGTTTACTTAGATGAATTGAACAATGAATTAAAAAGAAAAGAGATAATGTTTAAAGAGACTATAAATAATCAAATAAAATCTATGTTAATTATATTTTTACTTTTAGTTGTAATTATTTATCTATTATCAAAAAGAATTTCAACTTTTATCAATTATAATATTAATAGTTTGATTCAAGCATTTTCTAAAGCTTCACAAAACAATGAAAAAATAAATACTGAAGAGTTAACATATAAAGAGTTTGTCTCTCTTGCTGATAATTTAAATAAAACCCTTGAAAATAAAAATATGGTAGAAAAAAAATTACAAGATTATATACAAATAGTAAATCAAAATGTAATTATTTCAACAACAAATAAAGAAGGAAAAATTCAGAATGTTAGTGAAGCTTTCTGTAAAGTTTCTGGATATTCAAAAGATGAGTTAATAGGAAAAACTCACTCTTTAGTAAAACATCCTGAAACTTCAAGTGATTTTTACAAAGATATGTGGAATCAACTTTTAAGTGGAAAAGAATGGAAAGGTGAAATAAAAAATAAATCAAAAGATGGAAAAACTTATTGGGTTTATGCAATCATCACGCCAATTTTAATCAATAATGAAATTCAAGGATTTACAGCAATTAGAAATAATATTACTGATAAAAAATATATTGAGCAACTTTCAATTACCGATGAATTAACAAAACTATATAATAGAAGATTTTTTAATAATAAAATAGAAGAAGAGATAAATAGAGCAAAAAGAGAAAATAAAACTCTTTGTTTATTGATTCTTGATATAGATTATTTTAAACAATACAATGATACATATGGTCATCAAAAAGGTGATTTTGTATTAGAGAGTGTAGCAAAAGTATTAGCGAATAGAACAAACAGAGCTAGTGATTTTGCATTTAGATTGGGTGGAGAAGAGTTTGCAATAATAACTACTTTGGAAAAAGAAAAAGCTATTGAATTTGCTGAAGTTATAAGAAGTGATATTGAAAAACTTAAAATTGAACACAAATCAAGTACTATCTCAAAACACTTAACTATTTCTATTGGATTAGTTTCAAAATATGCAATAGATATAGAAAATAGTGATAAACTTTATAAAGAAGCTGATGATAACCTTTATATAGCAAAAAAACAAGGCAGAAATTCAATTTACTATAATGAAGATAAATGA